One segment of Corynebacterium atrinae DNA contains the following:
- a CDS encoding alpha/beta hydrolase, translating into MIHLPLVSLTDTTAQIFIAVIAVVTTLVALLGKPRWYPLIGSALTGVIVWFVLEKLWHPFPDKVPAVVYVAGSAAVFVLVCAIVQRRWLVGILAIIALVNAGAVANVIYQQYPTLRSLNPIPVTVEMTYDQFRNQQAAPTVNDREVGALVTVPMHTPGFAARDAMAYVPPAYWSKPDRELPVLVLLAGNPGKPAQWFGAGEASQTADDYQSTHDGLSPIVISVDATGSLTGNPGCVDGPKDKVDTYLSSEVPQMVKEKFRVVADQSRWTIGGLSYGGTCALQIVTNHPDSYGSFLDFSGQAEPSLGTRQQTIDTLFGGDEAAFDAVNPATLLANNRYPTTQGRFVAGEDDPSAEEALQHLNDLAQKAGMTTTYETVPGGHSYQVWRVALVETFEWAAQRGGL; encoded by the coding sequence ATGATTCACTTGCCTCTGGTGTCGCTGACTGACACCACTGCCCAAATCTTTATCGCGGTCATCGCGGTGGTGACCACCCTGGTTGCGCTGTTGGGCAAGCCCCGCTGGTATCCGCTCATCGGTTCGGCCCTCACCGGCGTCATCGTCTGGTTCGTTTTGGAAAAGCTGTGGCATCCGTTCCCGGACAAGGTCCCGGCGGTGGTGTACGTCGCGGGGTCGGCGGCCGTCTTTGTCCTGGTGTGCGCCATCGTTCAGCGGCGCTGGTTGGTGGGTATTCTCGCGATCATTGCTCTGGTCAATGCCGGGGCGGTGGCCAATGTGATTTACCAGCAGTACCCCACGCTGCGCTCGCTCAATCCCATACCCGTCACCGTCGAGATGACCTACGATCAGTTCCGCAACCAACAGGCTGCCCCCACGGTCAATGACCGGGAAGTTGGTGCGTTGGTTACCGTGCCGATGCACACGCCCGGGTTCGCCGCCCGCGACGCCATGGCGTACGTCCCGCCGGCCTATTGGTCGAAGCCGGACCGAGAGCTGCCCGTCCTGGTCCTTCTGGCGGGTAATCCCGGCAAGCCGGCGCAATGGTTTGGCGCGGGCGAGGCCTCGCAGACCGCGGATGACTACCAGTCCACCCATGACGGTCTCTCCCCCATCGTCATCAGCGTCGATGCCACCGGATCACTCACCGGCAATCCGGGTTGCGTGGATGGGCCCAAGGACAAGGTGGACACCTACCTGTCCAGCGAGGTTCCGCAGATGGTCAAGGAGAAATTCCGCGTCGTCGCTGACCAGTCGCGCTGGACCATCGGCGGCTTGAGCTACGGCGGCACCTGTGCCTTGCAGATTGTGACCAATCACCCCGACTCCTACGGCTCCTTCCTCGATTTTTCCGGCCAGGCCGAGCCGTCGCTGGGGACTCGCCAACAGACCATTGACACCCTGTTCGGCGGTGACGAGGCCGCCTTCGACGCTGTTAACCCGGCGACCCTGCTCGCCAACAACCGCTACCCCACCACCCAGGGCCGCTTCGTCGCCGGTGAGGATGACCCATCCGCCGAGGAAGCCCTGCAGCACCTCAACGATCTCGCGCAAAAAGCCGGAATGACCACCACGTATGAGACGGTCCCCGGCGGACACTCCTATCAGGTGTGGCGCGTGGCATTGGTAGAGACCTTCGAGTGGGCCGCCCAGCGCGGTGGCCTATAA
- a CDS encoding esterase/lipase family protein, with product MPSLLGLVPRLLPRPRATSGGDRVVVLLHGTGSEPGVFHKLARALRAHDIRPLALAYGRRGTEDLDRSVEDIERRLLQIEAPTLDIVGHSLGGLLALRLAHRPALRGRIGTIVGLGAAWRGVPDHGSHRLTKKVLGESFVQVKTTEPFPAEVPEGVTIVSIVSDADKVVPSWSSRLGHVIELTGVSHSRLLHEVPVVLASLGVRARP from the coding sequence GTGCCTTCACTCTTGGGATTGGTCCCCCGGCTCTTGCCGCGACCCCGCGCGACGTCGGGCGGGGATCGCGTCGTGGTGTTATTACACGGCACCGGTTCCGAACCAGGGGTATTCCACAAGCTTGCCCGTGCCTTGCGCGCCCATGACATCCGCCCGCTTGCCCTGGCCTATGGCCGGCGCGGGACCGAAGACCTCGACCGCTCCGTGGAGGACATCGAACGCAGATTGCTCCAGATTGAGGCCCCGACCTTGGACATCGTCGGGCACTCTCTCGGTGGGTTGCTGGCCCTGCGGCTTGCGCATCGCCCCGCACTGCGCGGCAGGATTGGAACGATCGTGGGTCTGGGCGCCGCCTGGCGCGGCGTTCCCGATCATGGGAGCCATCGCCTGACAAAGAAGGTGCTGGGCGAGTCCTTTGTCCAGGTCAAAACCACTGAGCCTTTCCCCGCCGAGGTCCCGGAAGGAGTCACGATCGTCTCTATCGTCTCTGACGCGGACAAGGTCGTGCCCTCGTGGTCATCACGTCTGGGGCACGTCATTGAACTTACCGGCGTCAGTCACAGCCGCCTTCTGCACGAGGTCCCGGTCGTTTTGGCCTCACTCGGGGTGCGGGCGCGCCCCTGA
- a CDS encoding spermidine synthase translates to MGRTRNKPTGSYEISTGTAELVPDDFYPDAWTLMVNGVPSSHIQIGRPDQLDFEYMRWMAAIIEDVVSDPSSVRVTHLGGAACSMARYLAHVWPSSRHTVVELDAKLAAYVREWFDIPRAPTVKIRVGEAGEVTRGFHPASRDIIIRDVFSGAVTPQSLSTPSFFRAVHTSLSAGGLYVANCGDHPDLSNAKAELAGMAEVFEHVAVIADPAMLKGRRYGNIILLGSDAELPGEGALARRLLGGAVPAQYKDEAWTRAFFSGARPHPE, encoded by the coding sequence ATGGGCAGAACGCGAAACAAGCCGACGGGGAGCTATGAGATCTCCACCGGCACGGCTGAGTTGGTGCCGGATGACTTTTACCCGGATGCCTGGACCCTCATGGTCAACGGCGTGCCGTCATCGCATATTCAGATCGGCCGGCCTGATCAGCTCGATTTCGAGTACATGCGGTGGATGGCCGCGATCATCGAGGATGTCGTGTCCGATCCTTCCTCGGTCCGGGTCACGCACCTTGGTGGGGCGGCCTGCTCCATGGCCCGCTACTTGGCGCATGTGTGGCCGAGTTCGCGGCACACGGTGGTGGAGCTCGATGCCAAATTGGCGGCTTACGTGCGCGAATGGTTCGACATCCCGCGCGCCCCGACGGTGAAGATCCGCGTCGGTGAGGCCGGCGAGGTTACTCGCGGGTTTCACCCCGCCAGCCGGGACATCATCATCCGGGACGTCTTTTCCGGCGCTGTCACGCCACAAAGCTTATCGACGCCGTCGTTTTTCCGCGCCGTCCACACTTCCCTTTCGGCAGGTGGGTTGTACGTGGCCAACTGTGGCGATCATCCTGATTTGAGCAATGCGAAGGCGGAGTTGGCGGGCATGGCGGAGGTGTTCGAGCACGTCGCCGTCATCGCTGATCCGGCGATGCTCAAGGGCCGCCGCTACGGCAACATCATTTTGCTGGGCTCAGATGCGGAGCTTCCCGGGGAGGGGGCGCTGGCCCGGCGCCTGCTCGGTGGCGCGGTTCCCGCCCAATACAAGGACGAGGCGTGGACGAGGGCGTTTTTCTCAGGGGCGCGCCCGCACCCCGAGTGA
- the mnmA gene encoding tRNA 2-thiouridine(34) synthase MnmA, with product MRVLVAMSGGVDSSVAAARMVEAGHDVVGVHLALSRDPQAVRESSRGCCSLEDSADARRVCDKLGIPFYVWDFSDRFQADVIDDFVASYEVGETPNPCLRCNEKIKFAALLERGLALGFDAVATGHYASIDADGHLRRSTDPDKDQSYVLGVLTRHELEHCLFPIGDTPKPLIREEAARHGFSTASKPDSYDICFIPDGNTQAFLGARIGVRPGLIVDTSGTPLKEHDGAWNYTIGQRKGLDLRNPADDGRPRYVTDIDAATGTVTVGPRAALAVTGITADRLKVLHPAMTGSLDAIVQVRAHGGIAACRAVIDGDTMTLTLDSPLQGVARGQAAVLYLPDPDGDIVLGSGTISGTR from the coding sequence ATGCGCGTTCTGGTAGCGATGAGTGGCGGAGTCGATTCCTCGGTGGCCGCCGCCCGCATGGTGGAAGCGGGGCACGACGTCGTGGGCGTCCACCTCGCGCTGTCACGCGATCCGCAGGCAGTGCGTGAATCCTCCCGTGGGTGCTGTTCGCTCGAGGATTCGGCGGATGCGCGCCGGGTGTGCGACAAGCTGGGCATCCCTTTCTATGTGTGGGACTTTTCCGATCGATTCCAGGCCGACGTCATCGATGATTTCGTCGCCTCCTATGAGGTGGGGGAGACCCCGAACCCTTGCCTGCGCTGCAACGAGAAGATCAAGTTTGCCGCGCTCCTCGAACGCGGCCTGGCCTTGGGGTTTGATGCCGTGGCTACCGGCCACTATGCCTCCATTGATGCCGATGGTCATCTGCGCCGTTCCACCGATCCCGACAAGGATCAGTCCTATGTCCTTGGTGTGCTCACGCGCCACGAACTCGAGCATTGCCTGTTTCCCATCGGGGATACGCCCAAGCCGCTCATCCGCGAGGAGGCCGCCCGCCACGGCTTTTCCACGGCGTCGAAGCCCGATTCCTATGACATTTGCTTCATCCCCGACGGCAACACCCAAGCCTTCCTCGGCGCGCGGATCGGCGTTCGTCCCGGCCTCATCGTGGACACATCGGGGACTCCGTTGAAGGAGCACGACGGCGCCTGGAACTACACCATCGGACAACGTAAGGGCCTTGACCTGCGCAACCCGGCCGACGATGGTCGCCCGCGCTACGTCACGGATATCGACGCCGCGACCGGCACCGTCACCGTCGGGCCCCGCGCCGCGCTTGCCGTCACCGGAATCACCGCCGACCGGCTCAAGGTGCTGCACCCGGCCATGACCGGTTCCTTGGACGCGATCGTGCAGGTCCGTGCCCATGGTGGCATCGCTGCCTGCCGCGCCGTCATCGACGGCGACACCATGACGCTGACTTTGGACAGCCCGTTGCAGGGTGTTGCGCGTGGCCAGGCCGCAGTGCTGTACCTGCCCGACCCGGACGGGGACATTGTCCTCGGGTCCGGAACGATCAGCGGCACCCGATGA
- a CDS encoding 3'-5' exonuclease has product MNFDATRMLSFDLETTSANPLEARIVTSALVRIDGRDVSAVEHLADPGVEIPEGAAKIHGITTEKARAEGRPHDEVLADTVQAIRQAWADGLTLVVFNASYDLTVLRKLTGDFTVTGPVFDPFVVDKIKDRYRPGRRTLTDLSEHYGVRLENAHEATSDALAAARIAWKQVKQWPELGTMDSDELMETQAVGYYERQKDFARYLEGQGKDPKTVNTSWPMQS; this is encoded by the coding sequence ATGAACTTCGACGCCACCCGAATGCTGTCTTTTGACTTGGAAACCACCTCCGCCAACCCCCTGGAGGCACGCATTGTTACCTCTGCCCTCGTGCGCATTGATGGCAGGGATGTCAGCGCCGTCGAGCACCTCGCCGATCCGGGGGTGGAGATCCCGGAGGGGGCCGCGAAGATTCACGGCATCACCACGGAGAAGGCTCGGGCCGAGGGCCGCCCCCACGATGAGGTGCTCGCGGATACGGTGCAGGCCATTCGGCAGGCCTGGGCGGATGGCCTCACCCTCGTGGTGTTTAATGCCAGCTATGATCTGACGGTCTTGCGCAAGCTCACCGGTGATTTCACTGTCACCGGACCGGTGTTTGATCCATTCGTGGTGGACAAGATCAAGGACCGCTACCGCCCTGGGCGTCGCACGCTGACTGATTTGTCGGAGCACTATGGCGTGCGGCTAGAAAATGCGCATGAGGCCACCTCCGATGCGTTGGCTGCCGCGCGGATTGCCTGGAAGCAGGTGAAGCAGTGGCCGGAGTTGGGGACGATGGATTCGGATGAGCTCATGGAAACGCAGGCGGTGGGCTACTACGAGCGGCAGAAGGATTTCGCCCGCTACCTAGAAGGCCAGGGCAAGGACCCGAAGACGGTCAACACGAGTTGGCCTATGCAGTCTTAA
- a CDS encoding serine hydrolase domain-containing protein, whose amino-acid sequence MRIVLSILAGLAVLAAAIVVGPSKVTVSDERTGDPALAASLAEHAQRGHHHLSAFTMVGDDTTFAGLGADENTEYEIGSITKTFTAELLARTDDSQTVGEIIDVPGAPIADVTLRELADHTSGLPRLGKTNVFRDIYLQMTAGNPYAGHTRDELLAEVADSELSQRGEFNYSNLGSALLGHLLAMEAGTTYEELLHDVVLGPSGMDDSYLMTFGSVPPDAPRGFNAAGREAEPWEMDSYLPAGGLRSTATDMARYARHATVPDVAWVVREDGSRAHNGGTFGYSSILIVDRATNKAVYVVGDTDLGVEDIAYALWGSI is encoded by the coding sequence ATGCGCATTGTATTGAGCATCCTGGCCGGACTGGCCGTCTTAGCCGCAGCGATTGTCGTTGGGCCGAGTAAAGTGACGGTCTCCGACGAGCGGACGGGAGACCCCGCCCTGGCCGCCTCGCTCGCTGAGCATGCCCAACGCGGCCACCATCACCTTTCGGCCTTCACCATGGTGGGCGACGACACCACCTTCGCCGGGTTAGGCGCCGACGAAAACACCGAGTACGAAATCGGATCCATCACCAAAACCTTCACCGCCGAGCTTCTGGCGCGGACGGATGATTCGCAGACCGTCGGGGAGATCATCGACGTCCCCGGCGCGCCCATTGCTGATGTCACCCTGCGGGAGCTGGCCGATCACACCTCTGGGCTCCCGCGGCTGGGAAAGACCAACGTGTTCCGCGATATCTACCTACAGATGACTGCCGGGAACCCTTACGCTGGTCACACTCGCGACGAGCTGCTGGCCGAGGTCGCCGATAGTGAGCTTTCCCAGCGCGGTGAGTTCAACTATTCCAATCTGGGAAGCGCCTTGTTGGGCCACCTCCTCGCTATGGAAGCGGGAACCACCTATGAAGAATTGCTCCACGACGTTGTCCTCGGCCCGAGCGGGATGGATGACAGCTACCTCATGACGTTCGGCTCCGTGCCCCCGGATGCTCCCCGCGGCTTTAATGCTGCGGGCCGCGAAGCCGAGCCCTGGGAGATGGATAGTTACCTCCCGGCCGGCGGCCTGCGGTCCACCGCCACCGATATGGCCCGATATGCCCGCCACGCTACTGTCCCCGACGTTGCTTGGGTCGTGCGCGAGGACGGCTCGCGGGCCCACAATGGCGGGACCTTTGGCTATTCTTCGATACTCATTGTGGATCGCGCCACGAACAAGGCGGTGTACGTCGTCGGTGACACTGACCTCGGGGTCGAGGACATTGCGTACGCACTGTGGGGGTCGATCTAA
- a CDS encoding ArsR/SmtB family transcription factor, translating to MELDERLAAIESRLAALEGTRPDLSDVDDLISFTGTHGGVVYEWNRPAQFLIDTTWTDHLDRLAALAHPVRGAILQRLLQAPSTVAELVDDRVVTSTGTAYHHLGALQAGGWVAKEQAGVFSLRPTRVIPLLTIIAATEEH from the coding sequence ATGGAATTAGACGAGAGATTAGCTGCCATAGAATCCCGGCTCGCTGCCCTGGAGGGCACACGCCCAGACCTTTCGGATGTCGATGACCTCATCTCCTTCACCGGAACTCACGGAGGTGTTGTCTACGAATGGAACCGCCCCGCGCAGTTTCTTATCGACACCACGTGGACGGATCACCTCGACCGGCTCGCCGCCCTCGCCCACCCGGTGCGCGGCGCCATCCTCCAGCGCCTCCTGCAGGCGCCATCAACCGTCGCCGAGCTTGTCGACGACCGTGTGGTCACTTCCACCGGCACTGCCTACCACCACCTCGGGGCCTTGCAGGCCGGCGGGTGGGTGGCCAAGGAACAGGCCGGAGTGTTTTCCCTCCGCCCCACCCGGGTCATTCCCCTCCTCACCATCATCGCCGCAACGGAGGAACACTAA
- the ligA gene encoding NAD-dependent DNA ligase LigA — protein MTEQNSDLRRQWNELAEEVRHHRDLYYNDQPSIPDADFDRLFAQLQQLEADHPELAVPDSPTMEVGAVVSSTFANVEHLERMMSLDNVFDDEELTEWLTRTPSETYLAELKIDGLSLALVYRDGRLERAATRGDGRIGEDVTANARVIEDIPHSLTPHPDSPIPALIEVRGEVFIAVEDFSQVNELRQAEGGKPFANPRNAAAGSLRQKNPEDVKKRRLRMVAHGIGAREGFAPATQHEAYLALAAWGLPVSPYTEQVHTPEQVREKVAYWADHRHDAIFEMDGLVVKVDSIAEQRALGSTSRAPRWAIAYKYPPEEVTTVLLDIQVGVGRTGRVTPFAIMEPVFVAGSTVSMATLHNQTEVIRKGVLIGDTVVIRKAGEIIPEVLGPVVEKRDGTEREFIFPTLCPSCGTRLAPQKEGDADWRCPNTRSCPAQLSARLTYLAGRGAFDIEALGEKGAQDLIRTGILEDEAGLFDLTSTDLESSKVYTTNAGKVNASGRKLLANLESAKKADLWRVIVALSIRHVGPSAARALASRFRSLKVLFDAEVTDIADTDGVGTIIAESLADWYDVDWHRQIVDSWAHAGVTMEDESTDLAEQTLDGLTVVVTGSLENFTRDGAKEAIISRGGKASGSVSKKTDFVVVGENAGSKETKARDLGLTILDEAGFIQLLEEGPPSAM, from the coding sequence GTGACTGAGCAGAACTCCGACCTCCGCCGACAGTGGAACGAACTGGCCGAAGAAGTACGCCACCACCGCGACCTCTATTACAACGATCAGCCCTCGATCCCCGACGCCGACTTTGACCGGCTATTTGCCCAGCTGCAGCAGCTTGAGGCGGACCACCCAGAGCTCGCCGTGCCGGATAGCCCGACGATGGAGGTCGGCGCGGTCGTCTCCTCGACCTTCGCCAACGTCGAACACCTCGAGCGCATGATGAGCCTGGATAACGTCTTCGACGACGAAGAACTCACCGAATGGCTGACGCGTACGCCCAGCGAGACCTACCTCGCCGAGCTGAAAATCGACGGCTTGTCGTTGGCGCTGGTCTATCGGGACGGCCGCCTGGAGCGGGCCGCGACGCGTGGAGATGGCCGGATCGGCGAGGATGTCACCGCCAATGCCCGGGTGATTGAGGACATCCCGCATTCTTTGACCCCGCATCCGGATTCTCCCATCCCCGCACTCATTGAGGTCCGCGGCGAGGTGTTCATCGCGGTCGAGGACTTCTCCCAGGTCAATGAACTTCGCCAGGCCGAAGGTGGTAAGCCCTTTGCCAATCCACGCAATGCCGCCGCCGGATCTTTGCGCCAGAAAAACCCGGAGGATGTGAAAAAGCGCCGCCTGCGCATGGTTGCCCACGGCATCGGTGCTCGCGAGGGGTTTGCGCCGGCGACCCAGCACGAGGCCTATTTGGCGCTGGCTGCCTGGGGGTTGCCCGTCAGTCCCTACACCGAGCAGGTCCATACTCCGGAGCAGGTGCGCGAGAAAGTGGCCTACTGGGCCGATCACCGCCATGACGCGATCTTTGAAATGGACGGTTTGGTGGTCAAGGTTGATTCCATCGCCGAGCAGCGCGCTCTTGGCTCCACCAGCCGGGCGCCGCGGTGGGCGATCGCCTACAAATACCCGCCGGAGGAAGTAACGACGGTTCTTCTCGACATTCAGGTTGGGGTGGGCCGCACGGGTCGCGTCACTCCTTTCGCGATCATGGAGCCCGTGTTTGTCGCCGGCTCGACCGTGTCCATGGCGACGTTGCACAATCAGACCGAGGTCATCCGCAAGGGCGTGCTCATCGGCGATACGGTGGTCATCCGCAAGGCGGGCGAGATCATCCCGGAGGTGCTCGGCCCGGTCGTGGAGAAGCGGGACGGCACCGAGCGCGAGTTCATTTTCCCCACGTTGTGCCCCTCCTGCGGCACCCGTCTCGCTCCGCAGAAAGAGGGCGACGCCGATTGGCGCTGCCCCAACACGCGTTCCTGCCCCGCGCAGCTGTCTGCCCGCCTGACCTACCTGGCGGGGCGCGGAGCCTTCGATATTGAAGCGCTGGGGGAGAAGGGCGCCCAGGATCTCATTCGCACCGGCATCTTGGAGGACGAGGCAGGCTTGTTCGACCTCACCTCGACGGATCTGGAGTCCTCGAAGGTGTACACGACCAATGCCGGCAAGGTGAACGCCTCCGGTCGGAAGCTGCTGGCCAACCTGGAATCGGCGAAGAAGGCTGACCTGTGGCGCGTCATTGTTGCCCTGTCGATCCGCCATGTCGGGCCCTCGGCAGCTCGCGCCTTGGCCTCACGTTTCCGCTCGTTGAAGGTGCTTTTCGACGCCGAGGTCACCGACATCGCCGACACCGACGGCGTGGGCACGATCATTGCTGAGAGCCTCGCCGACTGGTACGACGTCGACTGGCACCGCCAGATCGTCGATTCTTGGGCGCACGCCGGGGTGACCATGGAGGATGAGAGCACCGACCTCGCCGAGCAGACCTTAGACGGTCTGACGGTTGTGGTCACGGGATCCCTGGAGAACTTCACCCGGGATGGCGCCAAGGAGGCGATCATTTCCCGCGGAGGTAAGGCATCGGGCTCGGTATCGAAAAAAACTGACTTTGTGGTGGTCGGGGAGAACGCTGGCTCCAAGGAAACCAAGGCCCGCGACCTAGGGTTGACGATCCTCGACGAGGCCGGATTTATCCAGCTGTTGGAAGAAGGCCCTCCCTCGGCCATGTGA
- the ggt gene encoding gamma-glutamyltransferase → MNATRPMTLTAVMSTTALLLAACGGPSDSDPPAPTTSHAAPASAPTVEPLNATNCQVEAADTADSSAAAAADSDRDITTNPEIATGYRSGMQAVASENFSVATANPLATKAACDVLMDGGTAADALVTAQFVLGLTEPQSSGIGGGGYILYYDAASGQTSAIDGREVAPLAADENYLQDAVPDARRSGRSIGVPGIVAALGELHERQGARAWSDNLTPAAELATAGFEISPRMAASVADSAEDLARDPEAAAYFLDDGVAKPAGTRMQNPEYAAVVDKLAAEGPDALYTGELAQAIVDKAASTDGGMTPSLMTTADLAGYTPVTHEALCAPYRSFEVCGMPPSSSGGVAVLETLRLLNAYDLAQYAPAEAGPNGALPAAEAVHLVSEAERLAYADRDAYIADPAFTDIPGGVGVFLSDSYIAERETLIDPEKSMGSAQPGELVPAMARGADLPEQGTTHISIIDGQGNAASATTSVEAAFGSFHMTNGFLLNNQLTDFSADPVGEDGQPVANRVEPAKRPRSSMAPMLVFDDGQLSMVVGSPGGSLIIQYVTKTLVNIIDWEMNPQQAVSAPNFGARNTPVTGIGGEHPLMDDPGVLLSQLESLGHEISVDDQSSGLSALVVTDTGILGGADPRREGTVLGG, encoded by the coding sequence ATGAATGCCACACGGCCAATGACCCTCACGGCCGTCATGAGCACGACGGCGCTGCTCCTGGCCGCCTGTGGTGGACCTAGCGACAGCGATCCACCGGCACCCACCACCTCCCATGCCGCCCCGGCGAGTGCCCCGACAGTCGAGCCGCTCAACGCCACCAACTGCCAGGTGGAGGCGGCGGACACCGCCGACTCCTCCGCAGCGGCAGCGGCCGATAGCGACCGAGACATCACCACCAACCCGGAGATCGCCACCGGCTACCGCTCCGGCATGCAGGCGGTGGCCAGCGAGAACTTCTCCGTCGCCACCGCGAATCCACTGGCAACCAAGGCGGCCTGCGACGTCCTCATGGACGGCGGCACAGCGGCGGATGCGCTCGTGACCGCCCAATTCGTCCTCGGCCTCACCGAGCCGCAATCCTCGGGCATCGGTGGCGGGGGATACATCCTTTACTACGACGCCGCCTCCGGGCAGACCTCGGCCATCGATGGCCGGGAGGTAGCCCCGCTGGCAGCGGATGAGAACTATCTCCAGGATGCGGTGCCGGATGCGCGCCGCTCGGGTCGCTCCATCGGCGTCCCCGGAATTGTCGCGGCGCTCGGTGAATTGCACGAGCGCCAGGGAGCCCGCGCATGGTCGGACAACCTGACTCCGGCGGCGGAGCTCGCCACCGCAGGCTTCGAGATTTCGCCAAGGATGGCCGCGTCCGTGGCCGACTCGGCCGAGGACCTCGCCCGCGATCCGGAAGCTGCCGCCTACTTCCTCGACGATGGGGTGGCGAAGCCAGCCGGGACGAGGATGCAGAACCCGGAGTACGCCGCGGTCGTCGATAAGCTCGCTGCGGAAGGCCCGGACGCGCTGTACACCGGTGAGCTGGCGCAAGCCATTGTGGACAAGGCGGCCTCCACCGATGGTGGGATGACTCCCTCGCTCATGACCACCGCTGACCTGGCCGGCTACACCCCGGTGACCCACGAGGCGCTGTGTGCGCCCTATCGCTCATTCGAGGTATGCGGCATGCCGCCGTCCTCATCGGGTGGCGTCGCAGTCTTAGAGACCCTGCGCCTGCTCAACGCCTATGACCTGGCGCAATATGCCCCCGCCGAGGCGGGACCAAATGGCGCCCTACCGGCCGCCGAAGCCGTGCACCTCGTGTCGGAGGCCGAGCGACTCGCCTACGCCGACCGCGACGCATACATCGCCGACCCCGCGTTCACCGACATCCCCGGTGGCGTGGGAGTATTCCTCAGCGACTCCTACATCGCGGAACGGGAAACGCTCATTGACCCCGAGAAGTCCATGGGCAGCGCCCAGCCCGGCGAGCTGGTTCCCGCGATGGCCCGCGGGGCCGACCTGCCCGAACAAGGCACGACGCACATCAGCATCATCGACGGCCAGGGAAATGCTGCCTCCGCGACGACGAGCGTCGAAGCCGCGTTCGGCTCCTTCCACATGACGAACGGATTCCTCCTGAACAATCAGCTCACCGACTTCAGCGCGGACCCGGTCGGGGAGGATGGCCAACCAGTGGCTAACCGAGTCGAGCCGGCCAAGCGGCCGCGCTCGTCAATGGCGCCGATGCTGGTGTTTGACGACGGCCAGCTCAGCATGGTCGTCGGCTCACCCGGTGGCTCGCTCATCATCCAGTACGTGACCAAAACACTGGTCAATATCATCGACTGGGAGATGAATCCGCAGCAGGCGGTCTCCGCGCCCAACTTCGGTGCCCGCAATACCCCGGTCACCGGCATCGGCGGCGAGCATCCCCTCATGGATGACCCGGGAGTCTTGCTCAGCCAGCTTGAAAGCCTGGGGCATGAGATATCGGTAGATGACCAGTCCAGTGGGCTATCTGCCCTCGTGGTCACAGACACGGGAATTCTCGGCGGCGCCGATCCCCGCCGGGAGGGAACAGTTCTGGGCGGCTAG
- a CDS encoding amino acid-binding ACT domain protein — protein sequence MSFLIRVLLPDAPGSLGELAEAIGVVSGNIMSVDVVETFPDGTVMDDIVVELPNDVMADTLITAANSIDGVEVDSIRPFSGRVDRRGQIEMLSKVAAHSGNIPRAMEELVKVTPQSMTASWGIVLDDVEASTSITRVAASQAAPEDDGSSPVDISVTAARILNPDMEDWVPASWGLLDSSLAVTPLEGTGLVLVVGRTGGPDFLASEVEHLGHLGRIVGAILR from the coding sequence ATGTCCTTCCTCATCCGCGTTCTGCTCCCCGATGCACCGGGAAGCTTAGGTGAACTAGCGGAGGCGATTGGCGTGGTCAGCGGCAATATTATGTCCGTTGACGTTGTCGAGACCTTCCCTGATGGCACGGTCATGGATGACATTGTCGTGGAGCTGCCCAACGATGTCATGGCCGATACGCTCATCACGGCCGCCAATTCCATCGACGGCGTCGAGGTCGATTCCATCCGGCCCTTCTCTGGCCGCGTGGATCGCCGGGGACAGATCGAGATGCTCTCTAAAGTGGCCGCCCACTCGGGCAACATCCCCCGCGCCATGGAGGAGCTGGTCAAGGTCACTCCCCAGTCCATGACTGCGTCGTGGGGCATCGTGCTTGATGATGTCGAGGCGAGTACTTCCATCACCCGCGTCGCTGCTTCCCAAGCTGCACCCGAGGACGATGGTTCGAGCCCCGTTGACATTTCCGTCACCGCTGCCCGCATCCTCAACCCCGACATGGAGGACTGGGTTCCCGCGTCATGGGGGCTGCTCGACTCCTCCCTCGCCGTCACCCCGTTGGAGGGCACCGGCTTGGTTTTGGTCGTGGGGCGTACCGGTGGCCCGGACTTCCTCGCTAGCGAGGTGGAGCACCTGGGCCACCTGGGGCGGATCGTCGGCGCGATCCTCCGCTAG